In one window of Helianthus annuus cultivar XRQ/B chromosome 17, HanXRQr2.0-SUNRISE, whole genome shotgun sequence DNA:
- the LOC118489216 gene encoding uncharacterized protein LOC118489216 has protein sequence MGGGGCVQIEPVGTAEDLILRVEIATGKYSEIQKEEKMFRRTERLLRGMIWIDRTLMAEFVEERKKTEIREGNTEQEIVPDNPDFFPNSSIMENWEHTGCSILASERMTFHGTRLFIDFYVNSPAGTLYLNSFRINQNQDQDQQDQDLCHWFTEVIEKVGVEVVVQKIDFILEDFRAVDWVNDIIERAKLLMGFLCKNPYPLDFMRTLGLNLIGVDQTRSSTDFNTLERLTCVEQSLKMLVSTKEWEDAEKNMLIHHNFVYYILSDAFWGECKRVHILVGLLLSSRRLTIEKTIPSLRYVFAALYRVKETIKKDFLGEYETYWNMIDHRIEAHSVPLYKAGFYFSPIFFRKQEPILDSAVSFFGKILHDDNVAEDRVVYEQDLYNNNQNIEGNVDPGIILTIYLNL, from the exons ATGGGTGGAGGTGGGTGCGTTCAGATCGAACCCGTGGGTACTGCGGAAGATCTCATACTTCGTGTGGAAATTGCTACAGGAAAGTATTCCG AAATACAGAAAGAAGAGAAAATGTTCAGGCGAACAGAGAGGCTGTTAAGAGGAATGATATGGATTGATCGGACATTGATGGCTgaatttgttgaagaaagaaagaaaactGAAATAAGAGAAGGG AATACCGAACAGGAAATCGTTCCGGATAACCCCGATTTTTTCCCAAATTCGTCCATCATGGAGAATTGGGAACACACTGGGTGTTCAATTTTGGCGTCTGAGAGGATGACCTTCCATGGCACCAGGTTGTTTATCGATTTCTATGTTAATTCGCCTGCTGGAACTTTGTATCTCAACTCATTTAGAATCAATCAGAATCAAGATCAAGACCAACAGGATCAAGATTTGTGTCATTGGTTCACAGAGGTCATTGAAAAGGTTGGAGTTGAGGTTGTGGTTCAG AAGATTGATTTTATTCTTGAAGATTTTAGAGCAGTTGATTGGGTAAATGATATAATTGAGAGGGCGAAACTTTTAATGGGTTTTCTCTGCAAAAACCCTTACCCTCTAGATTTTATGAGAACTTTAGGACTTAACCTCATTGGTGTGGATCAAACGAGAAGTTCTACAGATTTTAACACGTTAGAGAGACTAACCTGTGTTGAACAATCTTTGAAAATGTTGGTTAGCACAAAAGAGTGGGAAGATGCAGAAAAAAATATGTTAATCCATCATAACTTTGTCTACTATATACTAAGTGATGCTTTTTGGGGAGAATGTAAAAGGGTTCATATTTTGGTTGGGCTTCTATTGAGTTCACGCCGATTAACGATTGAAAAAACCATACCTAGTTTAAGGTATGTGTTTGCGGCTCTGTATAGAGTAAAGGAGACGATTAAGAAAGATTTTCTGGGTGAGTATGAGACGTATTGGAATATGATCGATCATAGGATTGAAGCTCATTCTGTCCCGCTTTACAAGGCTGGATTCTACTTTAGCCCAATTTTTTTCCGGAAACAAGAACCCATTTTAGATTCCGCGGTATCATTTTTTGGGAAAATTCTTCATGATGATAACGTTGCAGAAGACAGAGTAGTTTATGAACAAGATTTATATAATAACAACCAAAATATTGAGGGAAACGTTGATCCAGGTATTATTTTAACGATTTATTTAAACCTGTAA